The Bacteroidota bacterium genome includes a region encoding these proteins:
- a CDS encoding peroxiredoxin: MALRLGDIAPDFTAETTEGTLQFHQWLGDNWGILFSHPADFTPVCTTELGYMSSIKSEFDKRGVKVLAISVDPLDSHEKWVHDINETQNTTVNFPMIADEDKKIAMLYDMIHPNATEKTTVRSVFVIGPDKKIKLTLTYPASTGRNFSELLRVIDSLQLTAKYSVATPANWKNGEDCIIVPAVSDEDAYKKFPKGYKKIKPYLRITPQPDL; encoded by the coding sequence ATGGCATTAAGATTAGGCGATATCGCACCCGATTTTACGGCAGAAACAACCGAGGGAACATTACAGTTTCACCAATGGCTTGGCGACAACTGGGGAATTTTATTTTCTCACCCCGCCGACTTTACTCCGGTTTGCACCACTGAATTAGGATATATGAGCTCGATAAAAAGTGAATTTGATAAACGAGGGGTAAAAGTGTTGGCAATAAGTGTTGATCCTCTGGATTCGCACGAAAAATGGGTGCACGATATAAATGAAACACAAAATACCACTGTAAATTTTCCGATGATCGCCGATGAAGATAAAAAAATCGCAATGTTATATGATATGATACATCCGAATGCAACAGAAAAAACCACAGTTAGATCAGTTTTTGTGATAGGGCCTGATAAAAAAATAAAACTTACACTTACTTATCCTGCATCAACTGGTCGTAATTTCTCAGAATTATTACGCGTAATAGATTCGCTGCAATTAACAGCAAAATATAGTGTTGCCACTCCCGCAAACTGGAAAAATGGGGAGGATTGTATAATTGTACCTGCTGTATCAGATGAAGATGCCTATAAAAAATTCCCTAAAGGATATAAAAAGATAAAACCTTATTTACGTATAACTCCACAGCCGGATCTTTAA